The Acinetobacter sp. SAAs474 DNA window AGCCAAACTCTGCTCGCATACGTGGTGCTGCAACGCCCATTGATTGAAGATCGAAACCCTCAAAGACGGCAATAGCAAAGCACAATACGAGTGTAAGTGTGGCTTTACTTTTACTACTTACACTATTTTCCATTCATTATCGTCCTTTCTTAGATTTTTAATCTATACACTTCCTATGTATTGCCTTCCGTCCTAAGCAACTCAAAAAATATCACCTAAACTTATAATTTAATCAACATATATTTTTATATATTTATAAAATATTATTTTAATATAATTAATTTCAATAACTTATAAAAAATATTCAAAAAACCTAAAATAAGCCTTGAATATAAGCTTAACTGATATTAAATTAAAGAACATCAGGACATAAAACATAAATTAAGGAGCAACACATGTCTTATCAAAATCGTTGGCAAACAGTTGATGTACAAGTGGATTCAGGCATTGCATGGGTGACATTAAATCGTCCAGAAAAGAAAAATGCGATGAGCCCAACATTAAATAAAGAAATGATTGATGTACTTGAAACGCTTGAATTAGATCCAGCTGCAAAAGTACTGGTTCTAACAGGTGCTGGTGATTCTTGGACAGCAGGTATGGATTTAAAAGAATATTTCCGTGAAGTCGATAATCAACCAGAAATTTTCCAAGAGCGTATTCGTCGTGATGCTTCTCGTTGGCAATGGCATTTACTTCGCTTCTATTCAAAACCAACCATTGCAATGGTTAATGGTTGGTGCTTTGGTGGTGGTTTCTCTCCACTTGTTGCATGTGACTTAGCAATTGCAGCAGATGAAGCAACATTTGGCTTATCAGAAATTAACTGGGGGATCCCTCCTGGCAATCTAGTCAGTAAAGCAATGGCAGATACTGTTGGTCATCGTACATCCATGTATTACATCATGACGGGTAAAACCTTTTCTGGTATTGAAGCGGCAAATATGGGATTAGTGAACAAGAGTGTTCCTCTTGCACAGCTCAAAGCAGAAGTTACAGAACTTGCAAACAATCTACTGGAAAAAAATCCTGTGGTATTGCGAACAGCGAAAAATGGATTTAAACGTTGCCGTGAACTCACTTGGGAACAAAATGAAGATTATTTATATGCAAAACTTGATCAATGTAATCATCGTGATGATGAAGGTGGTCGTGCACAAGGTCTAAAACAGTTTCTTGATGACAAATCAATTAAACCTGGTCTTCAAGCATATAAACGCCCTGCTTAATATGGATCGATTCATCACTCAATAATGGACATGTAAGGAAACATTCGCCATGCAAAACGTAGAGTTACTTATTCACGGTCAATCCGTTGCTGCAAGTTCAGGTAAATACTTTGAAAGAATTAGCCCAATTGATGGCTCCATCGCATCAATGAGTGCAGCAGCAACCTTAGATGATGTTGATCGTGCTATTCAATCCGCTCATGAGGCATTTCAAACATGGGCTACGCTTTCTCCAACAGACCGTCGTTTAAAATTACTCAAAGCGGCAGATCTTATGGATCAAAAAACTGAACAATTTATTCAGACAGCGATTCATGAAATAGGTTCAACTTCAACATGGTATGGCTTTAATGTTCACCTTGCAGCCAATATGTTACGTGAAGCTGCTGCAATGACAACCCAAATTGATGGCAACATTATTCCATCAGATGTCCCCGGCAATATGGCAATGGGCATTCGTGTTCCTTGTGGAGTCATTGTAGGAATGGCTCCGTGGAATGCGCCTGTAATTCTTGCAACTCGTGCACTTGCCATGCCTCTCGCATGTGGTAATACCGTAGTATTAAAAGCCTCCGAAGCCT harbors:
- a CDS encoding p-hydroxycinnamoyl CoA hydratase/lyase gives rise to the protein MSYQNRWQTVDVQVDSGIAWVTLNRPEKKNAMSPTLNKEMIDVLETLELDPAAKVLVLTGAGDSWTAGMDLKEYFREVDNQPEIFQERIRRDASRWQWHLLRFYSKPTIAMVNGWCFGGGFSPLVACDLAIAADEATFGLSEINWGIPPGNLVSKAMADTVGHRTSMYYIMTGKTFSGIEAANMGLVNKSVPLAQLKAEVTELANNLLEKNPVVLRTAKNGFKRCRELTWEQNEDYLYAKLDQCNHRDDEGGRAQGLKQFLDDKSIKPGLQAYKRPA